From one Misgurnus anguillicaudatus chromosome 2, ASM2758022v2, whole genome shotgun sequence genomic stretch:
- the dipk2aa gene encoding divergent protein kinase domain 2Aa produces MLRILPLKFGRVYRCGKFLFIVALCVILLMNTHNLFASFQRNELTDRRFIGLNKCPACFGTSWCRKFMNGQVTFETWGRLRFLDFFNVKNVYFAQYGEPREGTRRVVLKRLGSNQELAEIDQKICKRATGRPRCDLIQSMYKTEFARLNGDVRLLTPEVVEGWSDLVHCPSQRLLDRVVRRYAETKDSGSFLLKNLKDTERMQLLMTLAFNPEPLVLQSFPSDEGWPFAKYLGACGRMVAVNYVGEELWSFYNAPWEKRVDLAKQLMDIAEQLTNNDFDFALYLLDVTFDNFAVGPRDGKVIVVDAENVIVADKRLIKQNKPENYDIWYESRYEECDKEACLSFSKDILCSRVTVDHNYYAVCQNLLSRFATWRGSTGGLLHDPPDDVVKDGRLIALLDECTRPQKQYGRFQAAKELREYLTQLTQLSSTNR; encoded by the exons ATGCTGCGGATACTTCCGCTCAAATTTGGCCGCGTGTACCGGTGCGGCAAGTTCCTCTTCATTGTAGCGCTTTGCGTTATCCTGCTGATGAACACTCACAACCTTTTTGCCTCTTTCCAGAGGAATGAGCTCACCGATCGCCGGTTCATCGGCCTCAACAAGTGTCCGGCGTGTTTCGGCACCAGCTGGTGTCGTAAGTTCATGAACGGCCAGGTGACCTTCGAAACGTGGGGTCGTCTGCGCTTTCTAGACTTTTTTAACGTAAAGAACGTTTATTTTGCCCAGTACGGAGAGCCCAGGGAAGGAACCCGCAGGGTCGTGCTCAAACGCCTGGGCTCTAACCAAGAGCTGGCAGAGATCGATCAGAAAATATGCAAAAGGGCCACAGGAAGACCCCGCTGTGATCTTATTCAGTCCATGTACAAAACTGAGTTTGCCCGACTAAATGGGGATGTAAGGCTGCTGACCCCAGAGGTCGTCGAGGGGTGGTCAGATCTCGTCCACTGTCCGTCCCAAAGGCTTTTAGACCGGGTGGTCAGGAGATATGCAGAAACAAAGGACTCCGGAAGCTTCCTGCTGAAGAATCTTAAGGATACGGAGCGGATGCAGCTGCTTATGACTTTGGCCTTCAACCCAGAGCCTCTTGTGTTGCAG AGTTTTCCCTCCGATGAGGGCTGGCCGTTCGCCAAGTACCTGGGGGCCTGTGGCCGGATGGTGGCGGTGAATTATGTGGGCGAGGAGCTGTGGAGTTTCTACAACGCACCCTGGGAAAAAAGAGTGGACCTGGCCAAGCAGCTGATGGACATCGCCGAGCAGCTGACCAATAACGACTTTGACTTTGCCCTTTATCTGCTGGACGTCACATTCGACAACTTTGCGGTCGGGCCTCGTGACGGAAAAGTCATCGTGGTCGACGCGGAAAACGTCATAGTGGCGGACAAGAGATTAATAAAACAGA ATAAACCAGAAAACTATGACATTTGGTACGAGAGCCGCTATGAGGAATGCGACAAAGAAGCCTGTCTCTCCTTCTCCAAGGACATCCTCTGCTCCAGAGTCACAGTGGACCACAACTACTACGCTGTCTGTCAGAACCTGCTCTCAAGATTCGCCACCTGGCGAGGGTCCACAGGCGGTCTTCTCCACGACCCCCCTGATGACGTGGTCAAAGATGGCCGCCTCATAGCCTTGCTGGATGAGTGCACCAGACCTCAGAAACAATACGGTCGATTCCAGGCAGCTAAAGAACTCCGGGAATATCTGACACAACTCACACAGCTGAGCAGTACTAACAGGTAG